The genomic DNA TTCGtgtattatttataaattaaattttaatataattattgCCTTATTGTCGTATAAGCACGGACGAGAAGAACGCCCTCGctagaaattttttaaatatatttaatttgccATTATGCCGTCACGGTCAGATCTCAAGTTAGTATTAGAGTGGAGGAAGGGCGAGGTGGCGAATATACGTGAAGGTGTACAATTGGGGGAATTTGTAAACATGCTTAAAATTAGTATTGCAGTGGGTTACTATTCTTACGAATTCCGTCCATCAGCTGGATAAACTGGTCTTCCTAAATCTGGTCAGAAGATTAGATTAGTATAAACTGCCATTTGGTAGTCGAatcggtactctcgtagtgtatgtaccaggttaggccataattttattccgatttccttatttcagttctattacgagttcggggactgtctttgttagtCAAGTAAATATAATTCTGCcgataggtttcagtccttttagacaacttgatgtaaagtaggcgaacaaaattagttaccttcatattggtacaaacaCGTCGAatgatttttattcatatttgagCAATGGTGCACTGTGGTCACCTGATGTGCCTATCACGAAAAATTAGAAAGACAATGAAAGTGTAAAGATAAGATGATATTTCTCAGAATAACTGATCAAATATTGATTAATTTTCGATAATGTTTCATCATTGTTAAATGAGTTGAATTGATTATtgattatgaaatttatatCAATGGAGAGgaaaaccaaaaaaaaagaCTTTCCATGACCGGTCAAGGCCTATTGTTCGATTACCATTTCAAGTTTGAACAAGAAGGGTCGAATCTGAGCAATGGACATTGATGCGTAGAAATTTTCGACTCATATTTTTGGTTCGAGAGTTGGTCGGTCTGCTATACATCAATCGacctattttttttatagattcaAATATTGAGTGCATTTGTCCCCATCTCGTAAAGAAATgattaaaaatagtttcaaatttcGGAAATTTGGTATAAAAAAACGAGTTTTTGAACCGCCAGTATGAGTTCCAGATAATGAAGACTTATCGTCCTATTTTCCCGTGACAATTGagttgttttattaaaaaaattgttcaaaattgcGGGGGATTTCTGAACAAAAAAGATCAATTTCTATTcgacatttttatcaaatttccaAACTTCGTCCGACATTTTCGGTTTGGAATTTTAATATTCTCGATGTGCCACTGTGACGTAAATTCACAACATATATCGATGTAGCGTTTCCTGGGGAAGGGTTAAATTATTTAAAGTGTTTATTGTACTGGACTagactaaaattttaaaattgaaagccACAAAGAGTAATGcgtatattttaaaacatcggTGACAGAGAAAAAAAACAGGAAATAatgtcagtagtttatttcatCACATGCCGAAAGTACACAATGGACAAACATAATtaagaaagataaaaaatacatttcaatgTGAAGGGAGAcgcaaaaataaatagaaagaaTATATAATGCAAGTAACTTTTTATGGGTAATCTTTATATGGGGAATGCGTTGTACGCCTAATCTTCTTTACCAATACTCATAATACGTATGTCTTTCTACCGCGCCTATCCACCATGCATTAGAATACATCCCTATCCTAAATAAAGAATTTGAGGTACCCAAAAAAATCCAGAATgaggcaaaaaaaaaatccatattttATTGAATCATATTCAATAAAGAATCAATTCATAaagaatttataaaatatgGGACGTTTTTCGACGTGACCTTTTGACACCGACTTTTGCAATAACATTATTTGtcaaatgaatgtaaaaaaatagataaaatagTCCAAGTTTGAACGGCCTGCCAGTTTCAGTTCAAAATATCGTTGGTCAACTGGAAGAAGTCGAgaatataattttgatgacgtaaaACCAATATCTCATGTCAGGGAATATAAATTACAATTATCGTGTTGCAGTTTGTGACAAGAATAAATCGAAACAGCTATCTTCGTGTTACTTGTCGTATATATAAAAAGTGTTTTTTCTGAAGATTGGTTATTTGCTTTACAGGTGCTGGAAAGTTCGAAgcaatttttgatgattttagattaaatttaaataaagggCGTGAAGTTGAATGAATACTGAATGAATTTCAATAGCTGAGAAAATAACGTTGATTTTGGCATAGATTGTTTTAGTTTTTACGTTTTCAGAAAACACTACACGACTATACGGAAATGGTAATGGAATATATggttttatatcaaatttttctctaacataataaaaaaagcataaattattttgcgcAGCAAAAAGGATGTACATCCACCCATATCTATAGCTTTAAGTATATTATGTTCACATACAGTAGCAGTCGATAACGcatcttgaataaaaaatttatgagTTTCTTAAGCAGACTATTTCTCTGTATGTATAATTGTTCATAAACTGAAGTTAGGTTGAACTGCGATATAAAAATgcgaataatatttataataagttACACGAAAAAGCAGTTTTCCCACCGTCCTTGGCTGCAAACTTGATGTTTTTAATTAGCTTTTTGggtactccagtagtatgtgtaccaggttagggttaggccataattctattcccaatgttcttatttcagttctattacgagttcggggactgcctatgtgttagccaagcgaatataccccctgtccactgatttcagtccctttacacaacttgatgtaaattaggcgaacaaaattagttacctccatatcagaaaccatacttctggaacgccattttttcattttaaggtGTGATGTGGGTCTATCTTTTGACATTGGTATTAACAGGAAAGGCATTCGCGGTGAGCTACCTTATCTAGATAGGAAATCAACCTTTCCAGCTTTGACATTGCTGCtaagaaaaaagtaaaattgacttaAAATTGTAGGTCACACTTACATTCATCATAGATGATATCCCGTATATTGTTGTAACACAATGGAATATAACAATGATTTTAGGCTGATGAATGCAAAAATTCGTCTAGTCAGTTACAAGCATGCGAAAAATACTCCCATATTCTTTTGGTTTTTATCTACAATTCTATTTCACCGCATTACGTAAAATCGCGGAGAAAAAGATGCTTATTGTGAAGAAGATTTGATACAAAGACTTGGTTTTATTTACTGGTAGAATTCTGCTAGGAACGCGGGGAATTTGTAATATTGAGGCGAGAAATTATAGCTTGAATGGTAGAGAGTTCACAATCTTATTCAAGGTAGATACGCTCACTACACCCGAGAAGCGCCCAATTCTGATTAGTTATTGAACAAAACGTAAAGGAATAATTGGGTCTGAGATCATAAAGGTTTATATAActactcatttttttttcaatgtacgTCCAATTAAAACAAAGCTATAAACTAGCAAAAGATTCAaagtttattatttaataaagtcAATTGGTAGGCAGGAAAAGTACAGCaatgttttatcaatttttggcgatatgtatttttatatatttacttttcatTCTGCGTTTTAcagaaaaattgttaaatttattatatttatttacattttgcACCGATCAAACTACGGAAGACATCAtgcatgttttattttcaatcacTGTTGCGTGCATGATATTTGGTGCAGGTGAGTAATTTTTGTTACAAAAGggcaaaatataatattaatctTGACAAACTCGAAAAGCTGAATATCCTAGATACGAATGAATCACTAAAAAAAGAtttgttaatatatttatcccgggcaGAGAAAAGCCGacaagacggcttattcatatagcgaaccacgacGTACCGATTACTGATTAGTTACGGGACAATGTCGGATACACGCAAACGTGGCCTACACATCATTTCCGTTTCAAGGTTACACAAGTCTTATTAATCATTTCGTAAAGAAAATACCTCCCAAAATAAGTGTTATGTCTCCCAGGCAGTCTCAAATCAATTTgacttcatatttatttatctatttacAAATCCAGGTCGATGCATTACTTGCCATGAATGTAACATCTACGGGAGCGAAACGGATGTGCATTGTCCTCTGAGGGAATGTCCACCTGAATACAGCGTTTGCTCAACAATAACGTACACACGTAAgttccatttaaaaaaaataagatttttgttaattgtatttttataaagttaaatcgagtttatttttttatccagtaggataggatttacatattttacatattgcccCACGTGGTGCGTGAGTAGCATTCTCAATGTTAAGATATAGTACATAACATGATACCCAGATAAGGAGGGACACCTTGGGATTGCTTGGAATTTCGCGGGCATTTTGTACACATATGCGCTGTTAACAGCTGACTGTACATAAAACCTATGAGTAGTCCAGCAGCTACCTTCGATACttctatcaatcaatcaaatcgccTCTCCTAGCCATTCAAGCCAACGGGCACAATAAAATGggagcaaaattgaaaaatgtataaatatttatGTCTTCGCCCAGAATGGACAGGATAGCCGCGAACATTGACTATTTGCAACGGGGaacaatgtttaaaaataaagcatCTGCGAAGGTTGTTAACTTCGATATCCAATTCTATATGCCTTACATTCAAACATTTCCCTGTACCGAGTATAAAAACTTCAATCCTTTATAAACAGCAACCGCAgatcctgatttaggagaattAGACTGCTATCACGAACAAGACAATGGGACTTCATACAGAGGGACGTGGAGTACAACAATCTATGGGCAGGATTGCCTTCCCTGGGATGCAAGCGAAAATTTCACATAGTAAgtagaatattttaattttcgtaaCACAAAAAAGTGATGTTCAAATATACCGACACGAAAGTCGCACAACGGTATCATTATGGCAAGGCCGTAGCTGAAAAGATTGGCGGAAAAGCGCGACTGTTGCGGGTCTATATCTTCCTAAAAGGTGTTCTCTCGGGTTAAACTAAAACAGCTATATTCAGGGTCCCGTAAAAAGaataggaaatttgaaaaacacgAAAGTCCGAAAACTTAATTTTGGGTATatttttaacaacaacaacgaGACCAAGAGCAACAACAACGATTCTGCGAAAAGAATTAGAAGTCTACTCCATGTCCAAAAAAATACTTACATTTAATTTGTCAACAGGGGAATCATTCTAAAAAAAGACACAGAACACgttcagtttgtttttcattcgaTTCCTGGAATATGTAACTACGCAATGTCCAATAGGAAAACTAGTATAAATTTTTTAACACGGTAGTCATTCTAAAAGACGAcacttatagattcgatttctCGAATATGTAACTAAATTTATGATTTTCTTCTTACAGCGCTGCAAGCCACGGAATTCCAGGACTTGGAAGTCATAACCATTGCAGAAACCCAGATGGTGATTTCAGACCTTGGTGTTATACAACGTATGATTCTGATTTTTCGTATTGTGCTGTCCCGAAATGTTTCACTCGTAAGTTTTTTACATTTTGCTATTGGTGGATTTAAAGGGGTGTCAAAGGGGCGTGTTTCCACAAAGTAAACCAATATGGACTATAAATATCCAATACATGCAGCAATGCGTTATTAGTTGGTTTACAGTTTTATCAATCGCCTCATCTGTAGAGAAATCGTTTAGAAATTGCTTTATAGTTATACGACTAAGCATCTCAGAATATTGGAAAAAATACAATcagaaatttacaaaaatagatcaaaaatttgattttgcctGATCATCAAAGATGAGAGTGGTATAAATCCTAGTTTTCCATTTCAATTAAAGCACATTATTGAAATTAACTTGAGTTTCTAATGCTCTCATTGCATTTTACCCAGATTTGATTCCAGTGGAAGAAAGACGATGTggctggaaaaatcaagaatatTGTAAAGACGACAACATGGGAAAAGTCTGCACTGAAGTCTGTGATGAAggttagatatatataaatattattctttTCAGCGATGATTGATACAGCAACGCAAAACACAATTTTCTCAATTGTTGAACAATATTGCAGATTTCCAGTTGGTATTTTGCCAACAGGGAGTCTTCATTTTGCATTAATCATTGTTGATACCTACCTATTCGCGAACGTTTGTTTTCAATATAGATTAAGTTATATTCTCGCGTTCCTACGCTATCCAAGTAAAGTGTTTGGAAcgattattttttcttttcggCCTAGACTAATAAGTGAACAATATGCTGCATTGATTCGCCGTATTTTTATGAGGCCGTCTTATCGTTTTCACTCTTTCCCCGGAGATAAGATATTGTTATAATATACCTCTAACGTTATGCTTATATATAGATAATTGCAACGTTCCACCAGACTACGAGTTCGAAAAAACAGAGCGAATGTTAACTGAAGATCCTACTACAAGTACAGCACTAGAAACAAGTGCGGCTGTAAAAACTAGCACCTTCATCAGCATGCAGCAGACAAGCAAAGGCGAAAAGCATGTTGTCAGCAGAGACGAGAGCGCTAAATTAGGGAGAAGCAGCCATCTTCGACAAGAACAAGACAATGGTGACGGTGACGAGAGTGGAAGCATCACTACCAGACcgtcttttattttaatttctttaaTTGCCCCACTTTTCACACTGTTATTTCAATGACCTTTGaacttatttaatattttattcagtaatttttTTGAAGGTTATTTCTTTATAGCTTACTAGCTACATTGACAACATAATTataatgttatatttaaaatttgactgtttttgacatGATTGTTTTAAAAAGAGCGACCCTCGAGACATACATAAGAATATGAATCTTGCCAGCAACGCCCGTTTGACACCATATTCACGGAGTCAGTTGCTAATTTTAAGAGTTTTGAAGTCATTCTCTGTGAAGAGTATTTTCAAACGAAAGTCAACGCCTTCACTATCCCCGGTTAAATATTGTTCCCCACTCATTTCTTCAATGATATTTctccttttttatatttcataaacgTCGTTTTATTAAAGAAAATTAACGATTTGGGGATCAGGttcatttttgtaataaaatacttTCGAATAAACCAGTGGTCGATATTTTATATGTGAAAAGCTAAAAAGTACGCCGCCGACCGACCTAACAACCCACAAGGCGGTTCTAACCCAACTATATAACATATAGAAGAGGGTGGACTAAATGAAGACTCGGGTAGCATATTTTCAATTGGCGAAAGATTGTCAATGCCGGGAAAAAATTACAGATAACGCCTGTTAAAGTTCAAGCCGTATCATAAGTATGTGTATGTTCGAAAAGGACGAATTATTTTTAGATGAGACtgtagggttgccaactataaAAAGTTTCGATAAAGGTCATGAATTACCGTAATCatctattttgtaacttgcaggaaagaacaatataaaacaatgaaacaaaaattatatagaagctaaaaagatatattaaaacaatcttcatgtgtttttcatttaaggTTTATTAAACATTGACccaaacaatgttaataaaattgttatttctttgGTTATTTGAGCCGAaccaaagcgaaattaaaaagaataattaaaagcttgcaaatacataaacggaggCGATTTGAAAAcgaaacaatatcaaacacagtactataactaCCGGACAAACAACTTTGGAAAGAATGAAGGACAGTTAGCATCGTTTCTAAATGCTAAAAAGGACAAGGACCGTTGGCAACCTAGATGAGAGGGTCACGGGTTTACGTGAAATCATTcgttctagaatctagattatACATGGACAAagtacgacccgcgggccaaatccggcccgttcggtaattcaatatggcccgcccgatgctgccacaaccaaaccgaaaccaaattttgatgttttagctaaaaataactcaaggaatttgttgagattatgGTTAAATTTAACATGGCACAAGggatattgttttccactgttgctttcgtaacactgtgaatattgttcataaattgtaacttttacgtcatacttacatggccgTCAGTCAAGGTAGGCAAAATTTCTTGCCCCCATGTTCGAAAACCTTGCCTCCCCCTGATTTAGATTGTTGTTCCACGGTGTATTGACAATGTAGGAAGGTGTTTTTGATTGAGTTGTAGTGGTGGTCTTTAGAAGACGTCCAGtgtaacgcttaaaaacactaaTCCAACctatttcaatttatatatttaaaattaaaaagccGCTTGACTGAAaaaaaacggttccattacatttgaacccacgtacatttgaacccatgacaattgcacctgtatgctattgcacctatggaattttttttgtttcacggatagttaaacccatactaaccctaacccatgggttttagcacccgcatatagattgaacccgtggatatacgcatgggttcaaatgtacggtcaccaaaaaaaacatatatttattaaagATATTCATTAATCTGAATTAGCGTTGTAGTTGGGGCTACTTGAACACCTTTCGAGGTCTGTCGCTGCTCTtgctgtcacacaattaaagttaGTTTTTcttgtttgctttatatttgGCATACTTCGATTTTATATTGTGATGACCAATTAATGACGATTGATTTGGTGGGAGTCCTGCCATTTGCCTGTTTCTGTCAGAGCTGTGAATAATGGTACACTTGACCTTGCGGTCCGTCACTCAGTCTTACGGAATCGAATCTTGAATTTTCCGGAAGCAAAATTTCATGCTTTTAATGGCGATAATAGAAGTCAAAACATCAAGCACAGAGTAAACTATACATTCTCAACTGACAATTAAATAAAGCGAgttaggatgggatttacatatttatcccggggagaggaaaatcgataagatggcttaataatatggcgaacaacggcccatcgtccggttaccagtccatgtcgggtatgaaatTAGTTAGCACGTTATTTGTTTCCGATGCACGGACTTGATGGAAGAAGCTCTAACCGACCACTGGCTTCGTACGTGAACGACCCTACGGCGGCGGCGAGTCCAGCAATCAcatcgcacataattatccccgcGTGAATGCTAAAGCTTCTAAGATTGAGTCGACGTGCAATTCCTATGTCACGAATACTAGAAAAACAAAGATTCAACCCACTAGTTTAATTATTGTATTATATTGAGAAAtaagttataaataaaaaaaggaataaAATTCATCAGAAATGTGACATAATAAAGACGTCACTATGACGTCATACAGAATGCGTAAAAGTAGAAAATGaacgaataaaaaaattcataaatgaACTAGAAccaatttcattgaaaatgatTCCCATCAGTGCATGATGAACGAGGGATAAGAATTATATATTCACATGGAAAAAAAGAAGTTA from Styela clava chromosome 12, kaStyClav1.hap1.2, whole genome shotgun sequence includes the following:
- the LOC120329791 gene encoding uncharacterized protein LOC120329791; amino-acid sequence: MHVLFSITVACMIFGAGRCITCHECNIYGSETDVHCPLRECPPEYSVCSTITYTPTADPDLGELDCYHEQDNGTSYRGTWSTTIYGQDCLPWDASENFTYAASHGIPGLGSHNHCRNPDGDFRPWCYTTYDSDFSYCAVPKCFTHLIPVEERRCGWKNQEYCKDDNMGKVCTEVCDEDNCNVPPDYEFEKTERMLTEDPTTSTALETSAAVKTSTFISMQQTSKGEKHVVSRDESAKLGRSSHLRQEQDNGDGDESGSITTRPSFILISLIAPLFTLLFQ